The Methanocellales archaeon genome has a window encoding:
- a CDS encoding glycosyltransferase family 2 protein, with amino-acid sequence MQLNIIVPVSLHEPLYVIKKSLESLSRLDRDSIEVCITYVIDSLGDDHRVRYLQDQSVDVIARKPRGRKAGAINDVLDIITADYIAFFDVDSRPDKNFLVECVRALEKECAVIASAPRYVTNPDASIISRVVSAEYILIADLYRLLDRMDGFMQFNGLIGVLDARIFDRIRLDETAICEDADLMQQIYLEGNIAVLANTRVGEQAPMTLMNLFNQRVRWISGACEGLKYFSGFYRAKIPWSRKITWFSAMTISFFTFIASPLVPSYSMRLWRSSNGIGDFTLKLMGLVVDAWMIWLCALVALSKKLLRRQIEWKETVRYTV; translated from the coding sequence ATGCAACTGAATATCATCGTTCCAGTTTCGTTGCATGAGCCACTTTATGTTATAAAAAAGTCCTTAGAGTCTTTGTCAAGGTTGGATCGAGACTCTATAGAGGTATGCATAACCTATGTCATCGACTCCCTTGGTGATGACCACCGCGTTAGATACTTACAAGATCAGTCTGTCGATGTGATCGCCAGAAAGCCTAGGGGGAGAAAGGCGGGTGCGATCAACGATGTCTTGGACATCATCACGGCGGATTACATTGCATTTTTCGATGTCGATAGTCGTCCAGACAAAAATTTTCTGGTTGAGTGCGTCAGGGCACTAGAAAAAGAATGTGCTGTCATTGCTAGCGCTCCTAGATATGTTACTAATCCAGATGCCAGCATAATATCAAGGGTCGTATCAGCCGAATATATTCTAATAGCAGACCTATATCGACTTCTTGATCGAATGGATGGATTTATGCAGTTTAATGGATTGATCGGCGTTCTCGATGCAAGAATCTTCGATAGGATAAGATTGGATGAAACTGCGATCTGCGAGGATGCTGATCTTATGCAGCAAATCTATCTGGAGGGCAATATAGCAGTTCTTGCTAATACGCGTGTAGGCGAGCAAGCTCCCATGACTTTAATGAACCTCTTTAACCAGAGGGTCAGGTGGATATCTGGAGCCTGTGAAGGGCTGAAATATTTTAGTGGATTCTACAGAGCAAAAATTCCATGGAGCAGGAAAATCACATGGTTTTCTGCGATGACTATCTCATTTTTCACGTTCATAGCCAGTCCACTCGTGCCGTCTTATAGCATGCGATTGTGGCGTTCTTCTAATGGCATAGGGGATTTCACCCTCAAATTAATGGGGCTTGTCGTAGATGCATGGATGATATGGCTATGTGCTCTGGTGGCTTTATCCAAGAAATTGCTTCGCAGACAGATCGAATGGAAAGAAACGGTCAGATATACGGTTTGA
- a CDS encoding NDP-sugar synthase: MKACIMCGGMGTRMRPLTFERPKPCIPILNKPSIGYLIEHLSTNGFDDIVLTLGYLGNKIEEYIKDGSTFGVRVNYVYEKERLGTAGSVKNAETYLKDAPFLVVGGDHILDFSLREMYRFHEEHDGMVTIGLLPVEDPQKYGIADMSVDNKIKRFIEKPAPEQTFSNIANTGIYVCNPELLEWIPRRRYDFANDLFPSLLQENEPIYGWLVKGYWTDIGDPIEYRVATRWKLDNLSTEIDGHLYSKNARLKGPMVFENRITLGYNSSIADHVVIGENTKIGDNVSVGSYTSIGRNCLIGDSSKIASSYIYDGVQIGKRSFASGAIIDKNTVIGEDCILESGVIIGPRVIIPDRVTIHSDVRIWPEVVIRPGGDVKEDVINEGTSFEGS, encoded by the coding sequence ATGAAGGCATGCATCATGTGCGGAGGTATGGGAACCAGGATGAGACCCCTCACATTCGAAAGACCAAAGCCGTGCATCCCGATTTTGAATAAACCATCGATAGGATATTTGATAGAGCATTTATCCACTAATGGCTTCGATGATATAGTTTTGACCTTAGGGTATCTCGGAAATAAAATTGAAGAATACATCAAAGATGGATCGACTTTCGGCGTTAGAGTAAATTACGTATACGAAAAGGAGAGACTTGGAACAGCAGGCAGCGTTAAGAATGCTGAAACTTATTTGAAGGATGCACCATTCTTGGTTGTAGGCGGGGATCATATTCTCGATTTCAGTCTTAGAGAGATGTATCGATTCCATGAAGAGCATGATGGAATGGTTACAATAGGCCTTCTCCCAGTAGAGGACCCGCAAAAGTACGGCATTGCGGATATGAGCGTGGACAACAAGATTAAAAGATTTATCGAAAAACCAGCACCAGAGCAAACTTTTAGCAACATAGCGAATACTGGAATCTATGTGTGCAATCCAGAATTACTGGAATGGATTCCTAGGAGACGATACGATTTTGCAAATGATCTTTTTCCAAGTTTACTACAGGAAAACGAACCCATATATGGTTGGTTGGTAAAAGGATACTGGACAGACATTGGAGATCCAATCGAGTACAGGGTTGCAACAAGATGGAAACTGGATAATTTGTCGACGGAAATTGATGGGCACCTATACAGCAAAAATGCAAGGCTAAAAGGTCCGATGGTATTTGAAAATAGAATCACACTTGGATATAACTCCTCTATAGCAGACCATGTGGTAATAGGAGAGAACACAAAGATCGGGGATAATGTCTCAGTTGGTTCGTATACCTCCATCGGAAGGAACTGCTTAATTGGAGATAGTTCAAAGATCGCATCCTCATACATATATGATGGAGTTCAAATTGGAAAAAGGTCATTCGCCTCTGGCGCGATAATAGACAAAAATACCGTCATAGGCGAGGATTGTATATTGGAAAGCGGTGTCATCATAGGTCCCAGAGTCATAATTCCAGACAGAGTTACCATTCATTCAGATGTTCGGATATGGCCAGAGGTCGTCATAAGACCAGGGGGAGATGTCAAAGAGGATGTGATAAATGAAGGAACATCTTTTGAAGGATCATAG
- a CDS encoding phosphatidylinositol-specific phospholipase C domain-containing protein gives MGRNATINIANETGYALSYVSHNIEHGKFNEDPPSNIGVGETKTFKVGNKTGAKIGPKGSVTYRLNLTSEISVDLVFYWDHPFGHTSSSYEMGSIPDWFSSYYLDPSNPTGHDQTVTFHTRLNDYGFDPKNWMSNLQGSTNLRKIVIPGSHDSGTYEITPSSYLCLDADNQILVFASNVGIASQWAKAQSNSILSQLNSGRRYFDIRISDGYYSGLVIKDLSINNVVGSPIVCHSVGVTPPSSILDDIKQFISSNPKEIIILNFQHFYHKQEDATDFYNDLITQIKSKLGSKIIERSTFGEKIENLTLQRLWDNGSQVLILFDKDHKVEKTLSPEDGTIFKDAYETIYNNETAIWSANDFMSNIWPKASSTDALKTKLKDIVSNEMPGTDKLFVLQGVVTPNNNMYLNAISGGLPKSLEELGNQVTPNVESWVVNDWVDKDLNIIMCDWVSNSIITQLCYLINKKRKLSPVAND, from the coding sequence ATGGGAAGAAATGCTACGATAAACATCGCTAACGAAACAGGATACGCTCTGAGTTATGTATCCCATAATATAGAGCACGGTAAATTTAACGAAGACCCACCATCTAATATTGGTGTGGGAGAAACAAAAACTTTTAAAGTTGGAAATAAGACGGGAGCCAAAATAGGCCCCAAAGGATCTGTTACCTATAGATTGAATTTAACATCTGAGATTTCTGTTGATTTGGTTTTTTATTGGGATCATCCATTTGGTCACACATCGAGTTCGTATGAGATGGGGTCAATTCCCGATTGGTTTTCGAGTTATTATCTAGATCCTTCGAATCCAACAGGTCATGATCAAACTGTTACGTTTCATACACGATTAAACGATTATGGATTTGACCCTAAAAACTGGATGTCCAACTTACAAGGAAGTACAAATTTAAGGAAAATCGTCATCCCGGGATCTCATGATAGCGGAACGTATGAAATTACTCCATCTTCCTATCTATGCTTAGATGCAGATAATCAGATATTAGTTTTTGCCAGTAATGTGGGGATTGCAAGCCAATGGGCAAAGGCTCAAAGCAACTCAATTTTGTCTCAGCTTAACTCCGGTAGAAGGTATTTTGATATTAGAATAAGTGATGGTTACTACTCTGGATTAGTGATTAAAGATCTGAGTATTAACAATGTAGTTGGAAGTCCGATTGTTTGCCATTCGGTCGGCGTCACTCCTCCGTCCTCAATTTTAGACGATATTAAACAATTTATTAGCAGCAACCCCAAAGAAATAATCATTCTGAATTTTCAGCATTTTTATCATAAGCAAGAAGATGCCACTGATTTTTACAATGACTTGATCACGCAGATAAAGTCCAAACTTGGTTCAAAAATTATTGAAAGATCTACTTTTGGAGAAAAAATTGAAAATCTTACACTTCAACGGCTCTGGGATAATGGTAGCCAGGTACTTATCCTCTTTGATAAAGACCATAAAGTTGAAAAAACATTATCTCCAGAAGACGGAACAATTTTTAAAGATGCCTATGAAACAATTTACAATAATGAAACAGCCATTTGGTCAGCAAACGATTTTATGTCAAATATATGGCCCAAGGCATCAAGTACTGACGCGTTAAAAACTAAGCTGAAAGATATTGTTTCTAATGAAATGCCTGGCACAGATAAATTGTTTGTTTTACAAGGAGTAGTAACTCCTAATAACAATATGTACTTGAATGCCATAAGCGGAGGACTTCCTAAGAGTCTGGAAGAATTGGGAAATCAAGTCACGCCAAACGTTGAATCATGGGTAGTTAATGACTGGGTAGATAAAGACCTAAATATAATTATGTGTGATTGGGTTTCTAATTCAATTATTACTCAATTATGTTATTTGATTAACAAAAAAAGAAAACTTAGTCCTGTAGCTAATGATTAA
- a CDS encoding DJ-1/PfpI family protein, with protein sequence MRRILMIISPKNFRDEELLEPKDILKKVGFEVVVTSVTSETCIGMFGAMVKPDLIIDELNAEEFDAVVVVGGAGTPVLSQYDKVLQILREANEQKKILAAICLGPIVLAKAGVLEGKRVTVFPSGISQIESGGAQYVSESVVTDGNLITADGPQSAKMFGDAIVSALA encoded by the coding sequence ATGCGAAGGATACTAATGATCATATCTCCAAAAAATTTTAGGGATGAAGAGTTATTGGAGCCGAAAGATATCCTCAAAAAGGTTGGATTTGAAGTAGTAGTCACGAGCGTTACTAGCGAAACATGCATTGGCATGTTCGGCGCCATGGTCAAACCAGATCTTATCATCGACGAGCTTAATGCAGAGGAGTTTGATGCAGTGGTTGTAGTGGGTGGTGCAGGCACTCCTGTGCTGAGCCAATATGATAAGGTCCTCCAGATCCTCAGAGAGGCAAATGAGCAAAAAAAGATATTGGCGGCAATTTGCCTCGGACCGATCGTATTAGCAAAAGCAGGGGTGTTGGAGGGGAAAAGGGTCACCGTATTTCCCTCTGGAATCTCTCAAATCGAGAGCGGTGGAGCCCAATACGTTTCCGAGTCAGTGGTCACTGATGGTAACCTGATCACAGCTGATGGCCCACAGAGCGCCAAGATGTTCGGAGACGCAATAGTTAGCGCATTAGCTTAG
- a CDS encoding bifunctional nuclease family protein yields MDDLVTVNVKGVYMVNTPAGPTPLVLLCDGDRALPIYVGIAEAISIGSILNHEITPRPMTHDLVISLLECLDVQIKWVLIDNLDDGVYYARLIIQKDGLQRELDARPSDCIALALRANAEVLVRKSVITKAALDKNEIEDIIYLD; encoded by the coding sequence ATGGATGACCTAGTTACTGTTAACGTCAAAGGCGTTTATATGGTGAACACTCCAGCGGGACCCACGCCATTGGTTCTGTTATGTGATGGAGACAGGGCGCTTCCAATATATGTTGGAATAGCTGAGGCAATCTCTATAGGATCCATTTTGAACCATGAAATCACGCCCAGGCCTATGACTCACGATCTAGTCATTTCGCTTTTGGAGTGTTTGGATGTTCAAATCAAATGGGTATTAATTGATAACCTAGATGACGGCGTCTATTATGCTCGGCTGATAATCCAGAAGGATGGTCTACAAAGAGAGTTGGATGCTAGGCCAAGCGATTGCATTGCACTGGCATTAAGGGCGAATGCAGAGGTTTTGGTAAGAAAGAGCGTAATCACAAAAGCCGCATTAGATAAAAACGAGATAGAAGATATCATATATCTAGACTAG
- a CDS encoding carbohydrate kinase family protein, whose protein sequence is MKIAAIGDVNVDLIASVKCLPKKGKQVITNDFEIHCGGCAANFAFACTKLGAEVKLFGKLGDDLFGRHIRATLEENRVDVSNVSLSDSNEKTGSTVAIVQGSERSFITHRGTNATFSVSDVDCKKLKVDLVHLPSFFLLEALQHDYGKIISSVDGLKSIDPGWDPFGWGPEKLRQLKDILPNMDIFFSNLDEARRITGKREPHQIIEKLLKLGIKVIALKMGEMGSMVSDGKKAKRLAAFDVNTVDTTGAGDAFDAGFVIAYLSGKELIECAIFANATAALSIEGIGWSTYSTLENVNDFLRSHKVKGL, encoded by the coding sequence ATGAAGATTGCAGCAATCGGGGATGTAAACGTAGATTTGATCGCTTCTGTAAAATGCCTCCCCAAGAAAGGAAAACAAGTTATCACGAATGATTTTGAAATTCACTGTGGAGGATGTGCAGCGAACTTCGCCTTTGCATGCACCAAACTAGGGGCTGAGGTCAAACTCTTCGGGAAGTTGGGTGACGATTTGTTTGGAAGGCATATACGTGCAACATTAGAGGAAAACAGAGTTGATGTCTCCAACGTATCGCTGTCAGATTCAAACGAAAAAACTGGTTCTACGGTGGCAATAGTTCAAGGTTCAGAGCGCAGCTTCATAACACACAGGGGCACAAACGCCACCTTTTCGGTGAGCGATGTGGATTGCAAGAAGCTTAAAGTCGATTTAGTGCATTTACCCTCATTTTTCTTACTTGAAGCACTTCAACACGATTACGGAAAGATCATCAGCTCGGTAGATGGTTTGAAATCGATTGATCCCGGTTGGGATCCATTTGGATGGGGTCCGGAAAAACTAAGGCAACTCAAAGATATACTGCCAAACATGGATATCTTTTTTTCAAACCTCGATGAAGCCAGAAGAATAACAGGTAAGAGGGAGCCACATCAAATTATAGAAAAGCTCCTCAAACTGGGCATAAAGGTCATAGCCTTGAAAATGGGAGAGATGGGGAGCATGGTCTCAGATGGAAAAAAGGCAAAGAGGTTAGCAGCATTTGACGTTAATACCGTTGATACTACAGGAGCGGGAGATGCTTTTGATGCCGGATTTGTGATTGCATATCTAAGTGGGAAGGAGCTCATCGAGTGCGCAATATTTGCGAATGCCACAGCTGCCCTAAGCATCGAAGGCATTGGTTGGTCCACTTACAGCACGCTGGAAAACGTCAACGATTTTTTGAGATCGCATAAGGTGAAAGGGTTATAA